Proteins encoded in a region of the Zea mays cultivar B73 chromosome 4, Zm-B73-REFERENCE-NAM-5.0, whole genome shotgun sequence genome:
- the LOC103653910 gene encoding ethylene-responsive transcription factor ERF027: MAEQQPPHSPYPAVQVQRPGPPAGHSRQAGSASASPHSPSPVVQGDYYGTAAAAATSSGEPSPRSSGKHAFYRGIRCRSGKWVSEIREPRKARRIWLGTYPTPEMAAAAYDVAARALRGADAVLNFPGAIASRAAPASASPADIRAAAAAAAQAQLEYSQSQGAASNPLAAAAAQGRHQQQHHGASSTATADAAGYTAPQQEMGTDEFMDEEAIFEMPQLLRNMAAGMMMSPPRLSPDTSDESPDPSEAGESLWSYHDP, encoded by the coding sequence ATGGCTGAGCAGCAGCCGCCCCATTCTCCTTACCCGGCGGTGCAAGTGCAACGACCGGGACCGCCAGCAGGCCACAGCCGCCAGGCTGGTTCGGCTTCAGCCTCGCCTCATTCTCCTTCTCCAGTGGTGCAGGGCGACTACTacgggacggcggcggcggccgcgacGAGCTCGGGGGAGCCGTCGCCGCGGTCGTCCGGGAAGCACGCATTCTACCGCGGCATACGGTGCAGGAGCGGCAAGTGGGTGTCGGAGATCCGGGAGCCCCGCAAGGCGCGCCGCATATGGCTCGGCACGTACCCGACGCCCGAGATGGCCGCGGCCGCCTACGACGTGGCGGCGCGCGCGCTGCGCGGCGCAGACGCCGTGCTCAACTTCCCCGGCGCGATCGCCTCGCGCGCGGCCCCGGCGTCCGCGTCCCCCGCTGACATAcgcgccgcggccgccgccgccgcgcaggCGCAGCTCGAGTACTCGCAGTCGCAGGGTGCCGCCAGTAATCCTCTTGCCGCCGCCGCTGCACAGGGCCGGCATCAGCAGCAGCACCACGGGGCGAGCAGTACGGCGACAGCTGACGCGGCGGGCTACACCGCGCCGCAGCAGGAGATGGGCACTGACGAGTTCATGGACGAAGAGGCCATCTTCGAGATGCCGCAGCTCCTGCGGAACATGGCGGCCGGGATGATGATGAGCCCGCCGAGGCTCAGCCCCGACACCTCCGACGAGTCGCCCgacccgtccgaggccggggagaGCCTCTGGAGCTACCATGACCCGTAG
- the LOC103653911 gene encoding CBL-interacting protein kinase 9 isoform X2 — translation MRLWRAERRYTWSLNLLMEVNSGRLGEDESRIYFHQLINAIDYCHSRGVYHRDLKPQNLLLDSNGALKVSNFGLSAFAPQTNV, via the exons ATGAG GTTATGGCGAGCAGAACGAAGATATACATGGTCCTTGAATTTGTTGATGGAG GTCAATTCTGGAAGGCTAGGAGAGGATGAATCTAGGATATATTTTCATCAACTTATAAATGCAATTGATTATTGCCATAGCCGAGGAGTGTACCATAGAGACCTGAAG CCACAGAATTTGCTTCTGGATTCAAATGGAGCTCTTAAAGTTTCAAACTTCGGCCTAAGTGCATTTGCACCACAAACAAATGTATGA
- the LOC103653911 gene encoding CBL-interacting protein kinase 9 isoform X1, which yields MKLIKHPNMVQLHEVMASRTKIYMVLEFVDGGELFDKIVNSGRLGEDESRIYFHQLINAIDYCHSRGVYHRDLKPQNLLLDSNGALKVSNFGLSAFAPQTNV from the exons ATGAAGTTGATCAAACATCCCAATATGGTCCAACTGCATGAG GTTATGGCGAGCAGAACGAAGATATACATGGTCCTTGAATTTGTTGATGGAGGTGAGCTATTCGATAAGATC GTCAATTCTGGAAGGCTAGGAGAGGATGAATCTAGGATATATTTTCATCAACTTATAAATGCAATTGATTATTGCCATAGCCGAGGAGTGTACCATAGAGACCTGAAG CCACAGAATTTGCTTCTGGATTCAAATGGAGCTCTTAAAGTTTCAAACTTCGGCCTAAGTGCATTTGCACCACAAACAAATGTATGA